One window from the genome of Toxotes jaculatrix isolate fToxJac2 chromosome 17, fToxJac2.pri, whole genome shotgun sequence encodes:
- the hhipl1 gene encoding HHIP-like protein 1, which produces MRRCYGKSPSRLWLSRIGILCFSTFWMAPVMLHPQCLDFKPPFRPMRELEFCVMYKEFGCCDYQKDQELMARYYQIVDNFDYYGYANCAGFVLELLCQECSPYAAHLFDAEDLSTPIRTIPGLCHDYCSQFWKKCNFTIPLLSDDPHIANVKEDLNRLCQYLQLDDMDYCYPHLLSNQKLTQSLGRVQSDSDGCLQLCLEEVANGLRNPLAMVHANDGTHRFFVAEQVGLVWTYLPDRSKLQKPFLNITKAVLTSSWEGDERGFLGLTFHPKYKYNGKLYVYYSVEVGFDERIRISEFRVSANDMNVVDHASERVILEIDEPASNHNGGQLLFADDGYLYIFTGDGGMAGDPFGKYGNAQNKSALLGKVLRIDVDDNQRGPLYRIPPDNPFIHERGARPEIYAYGVRNMWRCSVDRGDPRTKEGKGRVFCGDVGQNKFEEIDIIHKGRNYGWRAKEGFSCYDKKLCANSSLDDVLPIYAYPHKMGKSVTGGYVYRGCEYPNLNGMYIFGDFMSGRLMSLQEDRNTGQWKYNEICMGMGLTCAFPGLINNYHQYIISFAEDEAGELYFMSTGIPSATSPSGVVYKVVDPSRRAPPRQCHYDPLPVRVKSNLIKFVPQETLVGVEPSSKNKPESQPTESYDWLQELIDRLGELGPDLPTPLPTTTTTKPPRHSRRKGRRRKGKSRTETAPELQNGTVRLVGDEQGRSDRGRVEIYINREWGTVCDDLWTTKNAAVVCRQLGFRYAMKAAKNSEFGEGKDLHILLDDVQCEGTESTLLDCKHAGIGIHNCAHYEDAGVICGNSDYIIEI; this is translated from the exons ATGCGGCGCTGTTATGGTAAATCCCCGAGTCGGCTGTGGCTCTCGCGGATTGGCATCTTGTGTTTTTCGACATTCTGGATGGCACCTGTAATGTTACACCCGCAGTGTTTGGATTTTAAGCCGCCCTTCCGACCGATGAGGGAGCTGGAGTTTTGCGTAATGTACAAGGAGTTTGGCTGTTGTGATTATCAGAAAGACCAGGAGCTGATGGCTAGGTACTACCAGATTGTGGATAATTTTGATTATTATGGATATGCTAACTGTGCGGGCTTCGTGCTGGAGCTGCTTTGCCAG GAGTGTTCTCCTTATGCAGCTCACCTCTTTGATGCAGAGGATCTGAGCACACCGATCCGGACCATCCCTGGCCTCTGTCATGACTACTGCTCACAGTTTTGGAAGAAGTGCAACTTCACAATCCCTCTCCTGTCTGACGACCCACACATAGCCAACGtcaaggaagacctgaatcgtCTCTGCCAGTACCTGCAGCTAGACGACATGGACTACTGCTATCCCCATCTCCTCAGCAACCAGAAGCTCACCCAGAGCCTGGGCCGGGTTCAGTCAGACTCAGATGgctgtctgcagctgtgtctgGAAGAAGTGGCCAATGGTCTGCGGAACCCGCTAGCCATGGTCCATGCTAATGACGGCACACATCGGTTCTTTGTGGCAGAACAGGTGGGCTTGGTGTGGACCTACCTTCCTGACCGGTCCAAACTTCAGAAACCATTTTTGAACATTACCAAGGCAGTCTTGACATCATCATGGGAAGGTGATGAGAGAGGCTTTCTGGGCCTCACCTTTCACCCCAAGTACAAGTACAATGGGAAGTTGTATGTGTATTACTCAGTGGAGGTGGGTTTTGATGAGAGGATCAGGATCAGTGAGTTCCGTGTGTCAGCCAACGACATGAATGTGGTGGACCATGCCTCTGAGCG AGTTATTCTGGAGATCGATGAGCCTGCGTCAAACCACAATGGAGGGCAGCTGCTCTTTGCAGATGATGGTtacttgtacattttcacagGTGATGGTGGGATGGCAGGAGACCCATTTGGGAAATATGGGAATGCCCAGAACAA GTCAGCTCTCTTGGGTAAAGTTCTTCGTATTGATGTGGATGATAATCAGAGAGGCCCATTGTACAGAATCCCTCCAGATAACCCCTTCATACATGAACGAGGAGCTCGACCTGAGATTTATGCTTACGGTGTCCGTAATATGTGGAGGTGCTCGGTGGACCGAGGCGACCCTCGGACCAAAGAGGGAAAGGGGCGCGTCTTCTGTGGGGACGTAGGCCAGAACAAGTTTGAAGAGATCGACATCATCCACAAAGGTCGGAACTACGGCTGGAGAGCTAAAGAGGGCTTCTCGTGCTATGATAAGAAGCTGTGTGCCAACAGCTCACTAG ATGATGTCCTGCCTATTTATGCATACCCCCACAAGATGGGCAAGTCGGTTACTGGTGGTTATGTGTACCGAGGCTGTGAATACCCCAACCTGAATGGCATGTACATATTTGGAGACTTCATGAGCGG GCGTTTGATGAGTCTgcaggaggacagaaacacaggacaATGGAAATACAATGAGATCTGCATGGGGATGGGCCTGACGTGTGCCTTCCCTGGACTCATCAACAACTACCACCAATATATCATTTCTTTTGCTGAGGATGAAGCTG gTGAGCTGTACTTCATGTCCACTGGAATACCAAGCGCCACTTCACCTTCAGGAGTCGTTTATAAAGTGGTAGATCCCTCAAG acGTGCTCCACCGAGACAGTGTCACTATGACCCCCTTCCTGTCAGAGTAAAAAGTAATCTCATCAAGTTTGTTCCACAGGAAA CACTGGTTGGTGTTGAGCCATCAAGCAAAAACAAGCCTGAGTCACAACCCACAGAATCATATGACTGGCTTCAAGAGCTCATTGACCGTCTAGGTGAACTAGGACCAGACCTGCCCACCCCTTTACCAACCACAACTACCACCAAACCACCCAGACATTCAAGGCGGAAAGGTCGGCGCAGAAAGGGAAAATCCAGAACAGAAACTGCACCTGAGCTCCAGAATGGAACGGTGAGGCTGGTAGGAGACGAACAAGGCCGTAGTGACCGTGGACGGGTGGAGATCTACATTAACAGGGAATGGGGCACAGTTTGTGACGACCTGTGGACCACCAAGAATGCTGCGGTGGTTTGCCGGCAGCTAGGCTTCCGATATGCTATGAAAGCAGCCAAGAACTCAGAGTTTGGTGAGGGGAAGGATTTGCACATTCTTCTGGATGATGTTCAGTGTGAAGGGACTGAGTCCACCCTGCTGGATTGTAAACATGCCGGCATTGGGATACATAACTGTGCCCACTATGAAGATGCTGGGGTGATCTGTGGAAACTCAGACTACATTATAGAAATCTAA